The region GCCGGCCCAGGGTGTCACGTTGGTCATCGCGTCGAGCCGCCCGGTACAGTCCCGGGTCGCCTCGATCAGGTCCTCGTAGTCCCTGCCCGGACGGACGATCCGGCCGGCGCGCAACTGCTCGGTCTCGACCCGGAGCCGGTCGAACCGTCGGCGTGCCTCGGCGGCGACCCGGCTGTCCGGGTAGTGGTCGACCGCCTCGCGGGTGCCGGTCACGATCGACGCGAGCGCCTCGGTCAGCCAGGGCGCCCCGGTGGTGAGCGCGCGCAGCTCGAACCGGCGTTCGGCGCGGGCGATCGAGTCGACCAGCAGCGAGATCGTGATGCCCAGCAGGGCGGCGAACAGCGACTCGACGCCGGAGGCGGCACCGGTGAGGTCGAGGGCGACGGACAGTGCCACCGACAGTCCGATGCCGGCCAGCGCGACCGGGTCGGTGTGGGCCACCAGCCGGGTCAGCCGGCGGGTCGACCGACCCGCCCGAGCGACTCGTCGCGGCACCCGGTATTCCGTCATCGACCACCCGCCCGGTACAAAAGCGCCCTTTGTCACAGCAGGGCCGAGGGTAGGCGGTGCCGGCAACAGCGGCCGGCCCGACCGGTGGACGGATCGCCCGGCTATGATCCACGGGCCCGCCGGGCGGGACTACTATGGCCTGTGCGCAACGGACAACTCAGGCAGATGACCGACTTCTCGTTCCCGTCGTACTCGGTCGATCTCGCCACCGGTACCGCATCGTTCGACTACGCCCTGTCCGGCCCGGACGGCGAGCAGCGGTTCACCGAGGTGATCACCTTCCCGGTGCCGGCGATCGCGCCGACGGCCGCCACCGAGGCCACCTTCCGCCGGGTGCTGGAGCTGCTGCACCTGGTCGCCGGGGTGAGCTACTACAAGGCCGCCGCGCCGCCCCGGCTGCTGGCGCCGGCGCCGCTGGGCGAGGCCGCCGTCGCGCTGGTCACCGCCGTCTACACAAAGGGCCTCGCAGAGTACGCCTACCGTAACGACCTGCCGTACGTGCTGGAGCTGGCGCCGGAGGTGCCGGCCGGGCGGGTGCCGGAGCCGACCCCGCTGGACAACTCCGACGGTCGTCCGCTCTGTGCGGTCGGCGGCGGCAAGGACTCGATCGTGAGCCTGGAGGCGCTGCGTCGGGGTGGCTTCGATCCGGTCCCGTTCTCGGTCAACCCGAATCCGGTGATCGTCTCGGTGAACCGGGCGTCCGGGCTCGGCGCGCTGGCCGCCCGCCGCCGGATCGACCCGGCACTGTTCGAACTCAACGCCGCCGGGGCCCGCAACGGGCACATCCCGGTGACCGCGATCAACTCGCTGATCGCGGTGGCCACGGCCGTGCTGCACGGTCTCGGACCGGTGGTGATGTCCAACGAGCGCTCCGCGTCCGACCCGAACCTGATCTGGAACGGTCACGAGATCAACCACCAGTGGTCCAAGGGCGTCGAGGCCGAGGGACTGCTGCGGGCGGCCCTGGCCGGTCACGCCGGCCTGACCGAGCCGTACTTCTCGCTGCTGCGCCCGCTGTCGGAGCTGCACATCGCCAGGCTGTTCGCCCAGTTCGACCGGTACGACGACGTGGTGACGAGCTGCAACAAGGCGTTCCGGCTGCACGACCCGACCGCCCGCTGGTGCGGCGACTGCCCCAAGTGCCGGTTCGTCTTCCTGGCGCTGGCCCCGTTCGTCGGCCGTGAGCGGCTGGTCCACATCTTCGGGGTGGATCTGCTCGCCGACCCGTTGCAGGTGCCGGGTTACCTGGAGCTGCTCGGCATCGACGCGCACAAGCCGTTCGAGTGCGTCGGTGAGGTCGAGGAGTCGGTGGTCGCGTTGGGGCTGATCGCCGAGCAGGAGCAGTGGCGGGACGCGCCGGTCGTACGGGCGCTGGTCGCGGCGGTGCCGTCGGCCGCGTGGGCGACGGCGGCGACCTCGGACGTGTTCACCCCCGGCGGACCGCACTTCGTCCCCCCGGCGTACGCGAAGGCCCGCGCCGCCCTGGAGGAGTAGCGGCGGACCCCGGCGCCCGGTTTCAGGTGTCTCGGACCGCGTCCAGGGCGAGCAGGGCCACGTGCAGCGACAGGCAGTCGTCCACCGCGTCGAGATCGACGTCGAGGATCCGGGCGATCCGGGCCAGCCGCTCGTAGAAAGCCGGCCGGGACAGGTGTGCGGCGGTCGCCGCCGCCGACTTGTTCCGCCCATGGTCCAGGTACGCCCGCAGCGTGCCGAGCAGCCGTTCCCTCGGGTGCTCGGCGTCGTGGGCCAGCAGTGGGCCGAGTTCCCGCTCGACGAAGGTCTGTAGCCGGGGCTCGTCGCGCAGCAGGTGCAGCAGGCCGGCGAGCCCGACGTGCGGCAACCGGAAGACGGTCAGGTCGTGCCGTCCGCGACGGGCCGCGTCGGCGACCTGGCGGGCCTCCACCAGTGACCGGCGTGCCTCGCGGAGCGAGTCGACGCCCGAACCGGCCGCCACGATCACCGCGTCCGGGGCGGTGCCGCCCGGTCCGGGCGGGGCGGCGTCCCGGCGTACCCGGTGCAACGCGGCGGCGAACGCGGCCAGTGACCGGTCCTCGGCCGCCGGGTCGCGCAGGGCCAGCAGCGCCCCCACCGCCTGGTCGTCCAACGCGCTGGCCAGCCCGGTCAGCTCGGCCTCGCGCAGCGCCTGGCCGACCGCGTCGGCCAGGTCGCGCAGCCGGGCCTGGGCCAGCGGCGTGCCGGCCTCGTCGGCCCGGTGCCGGACCACCACCCCGACCAGGTGCCGGCGGTCCAGCGTCACCCCGAGCGCCCGCGCCCGCAGCGCCACCTCGTCCACCGGGCGGGCATGGTCGAGCAGGGCGGTGAGCAGGTTACGGTGGATCTGCCGTTCCAGGCCCTCGGCGTCGCGCCGGATCAGCCGGCCCAGCGCCAGCGTCGAGGCGGCCCGCTCGATCAGGATCGTCAGCCGGGTCGGCGGCGCGGCCGGGGTTGCCGGGGACGCCGTGCCCGGTGCCAGGTCGGCGCCGGGCCAGCGCAGCAGCAGCCGCCCCCAGTCCTGCCCGCGCGCACCCACCGTGGTCACCAGCCACCCGGCATCCTGGTCGTACGCGGTCCGTCCGGCCGGCTGGATCCGCCGGGACTGCTGCTCCCAGCTCCCGAGCAGCAGCTCGGCCCGCTCCCCCGCCGTGTCGTAGGCCAGCACCTGCCGGGACAGGTTCTCCAGCACCACCGGGCACCCGGCCAGCCGGGCCGCCTGGTGGACCACCTCGGCCGGCTCGGCCCCCTCCACCGACAGGTCGGTGAACCGCTGGTGGATCTCCTCGGTGGCACGCAGCTCGGTGAGCTGGGCGTCGACGATCAGGGCGTGCACCGCCTCGGTGATCCGGACGAACGGCGTCACTCTGCGTAATTCCACCAGTGGCAACCCGCGCCGTTCGGCCGCCGCGATCATGACCCTGGGCACGCTGGTCGGGTACCGCCGGCCGAGTTCGACCAGCAACCCGGAGACCCCGACGTCGGCCAGCTCGCCGATGAAGGCGCGCAGCCCGGCGTCGTCTCCGGGCAGGCCGATCCCGGTGGTGAGCACCAACTCACCACCGTTGAGCAGCGCGGCGATGTCGGGCACCTCGGCCGCGTGCACCCAGCGGACGAGGCGGTCCAGACCGTCCTGCCCGGCCACCAGCCGGGGTCCGCCGTGTCGCACCGGGTCGAGGGCGAGCACCTCACGGACGGTAGGGAACACGCTGGTCACCGTACCGTCCGGGGTTCGGGCGACCACACGCGGCGCGGGCGGTCGGGCGGGGTCGGCCCGGCGGGCTCGGCTAGGACGGATCAGGTCTCGCCGAGGTCGGTGCAGTGCGCGATCGTCGCGTCGTCGGCCGCCACCGCGTGGTACGCCTCCGCCTGCCGGACCCGACGGATGACCTCGGCAGGCCCGCTCGACGCCAGCACGGCCATGACCGCCGGCCAGTCGGCGAGCCGGAACCGGTCCACCATGCGGCTGGCTCCGTTGCTGAGCAGGACGGCACCGGTCAGCTCGGAGATCGAACACCTGCCGGTGACCGCCTCGTCCGCCGCCCGGGGCTCGTCCTTGGCCACCCAGAAGCCACCCGACCGGTTCCGATTGGCGCGCAGCCTCCGCAGGATCCGGTGGTACTCGTCGCCACCCTCGGGGGCGGCCGCCAGCGCGGGCTCGTACGACCGGCTGATGATCACCTCTCGGGGGTCGGAGACGACGAACGGCACCCCGTCCGTCCGGTCGAGCACGAGGACCGCGTCACCGAGCACCAGGTGGTCGACGTGGCCGTCGGACAGGCGCAGGATCGCCACGGCCGCCGACGGGCTGATCGGGTCGGCGACGTCGCAGGTGCTCCGGTGATCGTCGGTCACCCGCTCGATGGCCTCGGCGAGCAGCGCGGAGAGGCTGCGCTCCGGCACGAGCGACAGGAGGCCGAGCAGGTTTCCGCCGAGGCGGCTCGCGTACCAGGCCACGCCGTGCCGGCAGATCGACTCGGTGCCGGGGATTCCGGCACCGTCGACCAGCACCGCCGCCGTGGTCACGGCGCCGGCGAAGTCCTCGTTCACCCGACCGGTCCGTGCCGCGACGCTCGTCATCGTCACCCGCATGTCCCACCGCCTGCCGCTCGCACCGTCCGAAGCCGTCCGGGCCGGATTCTCCGAGCCCGGTTCAGGGATTCCAGTCCACGACGACCTCCGCATGGTCGAAGCGTCGTGCGATCAGGTCGTCGCGTTGGATGGCCCAGAAGACGGCCGCGCCGGCGCCGGGCCGGCTGACGTTGCACTGGGCCAGCAGCACCCAGTGATCCACGTTGGACGAGATCGCGCGGCCCGGCCGGTAGCCTCCCCGCTCGGCCTCGGACGCGGCTGTGGCAGCCACCGCAACCGCGTCCCCGCCGTTGTAGTCCGTGCCGTAGCCGCCGACCAGCAGTGGCGCCCTGCTCCACTGGTCCTCCCACACCCGGGCCAGTTCCTCGGCGTGGGGATGCCCCGGCAGTGGTGCGGACCAGGGAGACTCCGAGAGCTCGACCGTGCCGACGAAGGGCAGCGAGACGTCGGCCGTGAGGTGCAGTTCGCCGTACGGGAGGTCGCGGTGAACCCAGGCGAACTCCTCGTCGTCGGGTGGGAAGAAGGAAGGGTGCCGCTCTCGTTCCACGACTGCCGCGCCGGCCGGGACGTACCTCACCTCGCCCATGCCGTTCGACTCGGGATAGCCGAAGAACAGCAGCCGGCCGTCGGACGGCAGCGGAAGATCCGTCACGTCCGCCGGAAGGGCCGCGCAGTCGATCGTGACGAGGAGGGGGAACCGGGGTGCCTCGGCGTCGGCGGGCAGCATCGTGGGACCGCCGAACCGGCCCACGACCGGCCCGTCGCCGTCCTCGGTCAGGAGCGCGCACGGCCGGGCCAGCTCCATCCACCGCTCCACGTCGGCGACCGGGATGCTCCGTTCAAGCGCTTCGGCGCGAATCTGATCGAGGATCTTCACATTTCGGGGATTCACCGGAGAAAGATAGAACAGGGGCACGACGCTTTCCGGCCCCCCGAGGCCACGGGTCCACTGGAGCAGTACGACGCAGGCCAGCACAAGCACCCCGCCCCGATCGAGGCGCGCGCGGGAGCATCCGTGCTCGTGGCGAACGAGCCATCTCCACGTTCAGGGGCCCCGGTAGACAGGACCGCACGGATCGTTCATCCAGTTGCGTGGCGCGGTGATGTGGAAGCGCGGCCGTCCCGTCGTCACGCGATCGTCCCCGCGCGGCAGGCACGGCAAGCGAGGTCGGCACAGCCGTTGCCGGAGTAGGACCTCAGTGGGTCGTACACGGTCACCCACCTGTCTCGCCAGGTATGCAAACAGGTTTGCGCAAACAATTTGCAAAAACGCGCTTCTTTGGTGGGCGGGACTTTGCCCTCAACGTCATTGTGTGTCAAGAGCGGAAATGGTCGTCGCCGTTGTCTGCGGCGTGGCAACGACGAGTCGACGGGTGGAAAACTGGTGAAACGGTGGATCTTGGACGAGGCCGAAGATCAGGAACGGCCGGCGTCGAGGTCGCCGACGAGCGGGGCCGGGGCACACATCCGCCACGCGTCGGTGACGAGTTCCGTCAGACGGTCGACGTCCACCCGTTCAAGCCACAGCATGACCAGGGAAAACCCGTCGTACGCGGGGGTCGTGAAGAATACCTCGGGCTCACCGAGGAGCAGCGCCTGCTTCTCGGCCTCGTCGCCAACGTACAGCACCGCGATGTCGGTCCGGATCAGGCGCGGCCTACCGGGCCGCCGCTCGGGATAGGACCACACGAACCCCTTGTTGGCGACCCGGAAGTCGAAGCCGTCGCTGTCGATCTCGACCACGTGGGGCAGGGCCAGCGCCAGCCGGCGGACGTCGTCGGCGTCAGCCATCGAGGTTCCTCCGGAACACCGCCGCCTGCACCCGCACAGGCTAACCGCCGCGCCGAACGGCACACCCGCCGACCCGGCTACGCCACCGGCGGTACGCGGTACACCGAGACGTGGGAACGGGACTCGGCGGTGAACTCGGCCCCGGCCCAGTCCGCGTGCCTGCTTTCCAGCTCGAACCCGGCGAGCTGGCCCATCAGGTCGAGTTCGGCCGGCCAGATGTAGCGGTGCGGGGTACGGGACAGCTCGGCCCGCCTGCTCCGGTCGAACGTGAAATGGTGCGACACGACGTGTTGGCGCAGGACGTCGTAGGTGTCCAGGCCGATGTAGCCGGGCTCGCAGTGCCAGACCGTGGCCTGTTGCCCGGGTGGGAGCTTGCGCAGCTCGGGCACCCACAGCTCGATCACGAACCGGCCGCCGGGGCCGAGGTGGCGGGCAGCGTTGCGGAAGCACTCGACCTGCTCGGCCTGGGTGAGCAGGTTGGCGATCGTGTTGTAGACGAGATAGACGAGCGCGTACGTCCCCGGCGCGGTGGTGGTCGCCATGTCGCCGACGATCACCGGGATCGTCGCCTCGTCCGCCTTCGTCCGCAACCGGTCGATCATGGGACCGGACAGGTCGATGCCGGTGACGGAGACCCCCCGTCCGGCGAGCGGGACGGCCACCCGGCCGGTTCCGACGGCGAACTCAAGCGCCCGTCCCCCGCCCGCGAGTTCGGCGAGGCGGTCCACGGTCGGCCCGAGGACCTCGGGCGCGAACATGCCGGTCTCCGGCGTGTCGTAGCGGCGGGCGGCGTAGACGTCCCAGATCTCGTCCTGGTTCATCCCGTCAACGTCTGCCATGGGTGTACGTGTTGTCCAACGATTTTGCGGCCCTGCGCCACGGACGCACCGGGACGTGGCCGGGCACGCCGTCGGGGCGGTCCCGCTCGATCGGGCCGGGCCACCGCCGGCCGCCGGTCCGACTACGGTCGCGGCCCGACGCCGACGAG is a window of Micromonospora sp. NBC_01699 DNA encoding:
- a CDS encoding class I SAM-dependent DNA methyltransferase, yielding MADVDGMNQDEIWDVYAARRYDTPETGMFAPEVLGPTVDRLAELAGGGRALEFAVGTGRVAVPLAGRGVSVTGIDLSGPMIDRLRTKADEATIPVIVGDMATTTAPGTYALVYLVYNTIANLLTQAEQVECFRNAARHLGPGGRFVIELWVPELRKLPPGQQATVWHCEPGYIGLDTYDVLRQHVVSHHFTFDRSRRAELSRTPHRYIWPAELDLMGQLAGFELESRHADWAGAEFTAESRSHVSVYRVPPVA
- a CDS encoding PucR family transcriptional regulator, whose product is MFPTVREVLALDPVRHGGPRLVAGQDGLDRLVRWVHAAEVPDIAALLNGGELVLTTGIGLPGDDAGLRAFIGELADVGVSGLLVELGRRYPTSVPRVMIAAAERRGLPLVELRRVTPFVRITEAVHALIVDAQLTELRATEEIHQRFTDLSVEGAEPAEVVHQAARLAGCPVVLENLSRQVLAYDTAGERAELLLGSWEQQSRRIQPAGRTAYDQDAGWLVTTVGARGQDWGRLLLRWPGADLAPGTASPATPAAPPTRLTILIERAASTLALGRLIRRDAEGLERQIHRNLLTALLDHARPVDEVALRARALGVTLDRRHLVGVVVRHRADEAGTPLAQARLRDLADAVGQALREAELTGLASALDDQAVGALLALRDPAAEDRSLAAFAAALHRVRRDAAPPGPGGTAPDAVIVAAGSGVDSLREARRSLVEARQVADAARRGRHDLTVFRLPHVGLAGLLHLLRDEPRLQTFVERELGPLLAHDAEHPRERLLGTLRAYLDHGRNKSAAATAAHLSRPAFYERLARIARILDVDLDAVDDCLSLHVALLALDAVRDT
- a CDS encoding DUF1963 domain-containing protein, coding for MNPRNVKILDQIRAEALERSIPVADVERWMELARPCALLTEDGDGPVVGRFGGPTMLPADAEAPRFPLLVTIDCAALPADVTDLPLPSDGRLLFFGYPESNGMGEVRYVPAGAAVVERERHPSFFPPDDEEFAWVHRDLPYGELHLTADVSLPFVGTVELSESPWSAPLPGHPHAEELARVWEDQWSRAPLLVGGYGTDYNGGDAVAVAATAASEAERGGYRPGRAISSNVDHWVLLAQCNVSRPGAGAAVFWAIQRDDLIARRFDHAEVVVDWNP
- a CDS encoding MmcQ/YjbR family DNA-binding protein; its protein translation is MADADDVRRLALALPHVVEIDSDGFDFRVANKGFVWSYPERRPGRPRLIRTDIAVLYVGDEAEKQALLLGEPEVFFTTPAYDGFSLVMLWLERVDVDRLTELVTDAWRMCAPAPLVGDLDAGRS